Within Candidatus Sulfotelmatobacter sp., the genomic segment AAGCTGCGGAGTGTTCGACTCGATCGGGCATGGCCGGCTTCCCCCGGGAACGGACTCGCGACCGGAACCGCAGTACAGTCGAGCCTGTGGCTTGTAGCTTTTCGCGGTGCGCGGGTCAAGCCGGCAGGTTACGGAAGTGCGACGGCGACCTTCCGCCGGTCCGGCTCAGGCGCCGAGTCGCTCGCGCAGCGGGCGGGCGCGCGCGCGGCTCACCGGGACCTCGGTGCGCGCGGCGTCGCGGAGCTGTAGCCGCCAGGTGCCGGCGAAGCCCGGGCGGAGCGCGGCCGCCCAGTCGAGATTCACGATCGCCGAACGGTGAACGCGCGCGAACTTGCGGGGATCGAGCCGTTGCTCGAGCTGATCGAGCGTGAAGTTCACGTAATGCCGATCCTTTTCGGTGGCGGCGAACACCAGCTTGTCCTCGGCGCCGAACCACATCACGTCCTCGGCGCGCAGGATCAGCTGGCGCTGGCCGATCCGCACCGTGAACCGCTCGAGATGCGGGCTCGAGGCGCCTTTCAGGCTGGCCAGCATCTCGCTCAGCCGGCGGGAGAGATCCTCGGGGTTCCGCAGCTCGCGCCGAGCGCGCTCGAGCGCCGCCTCGAGGCGTTCGCGGCGATAGGGCTTGAGCAGGTAATCCACCGCGTTCTCTTCGAACGCTCGCACCGCGTACTGATCGAACGCCGTGCTGAAGATCACGGCCGGGCGCCGCTGGATACTGGCCAGCAGCGAGAACGCGTCCTCGCCGGGCATCTGGATGTCGAGCAACATCACGTCGACGTCCTGCCGGGCGAGGAACCGGCGCGCCTCGTCGGCCGAGCCCGCCTCCCCGGCCAGCGTGACGCCGTCGATTTCCTCCAGCATGCGCCTGGCGCGGGCGCGCGCCAGCGCCTCGTCGTCCACCACCAGCACGCGCAGGGTTTCGCTCACGGCGCGAGGATTACCACGACAGGCCGACGCCGAACACCAGCATGCGGCGGTCGAAGTACGAGGATTCCGGCGAGCGCTCCGAATAGTCGAAGTTGTAGGTGTAATCGAGCACGTTGGCGATGCCGAGCACGTTGAGCGCCTCGCAGTAGGCCACGCACACGCCGCTGGCCGGGAAGCCCAGCCCTGCCGGCATCGAGAACAGGCGCGTGAGTCGCACGTCCAGCCGGTTGTAGGCCGGCATGAGCCCCGAATTGTCCTCGGCCTGGATCGGATGCCAGATGTCGCGCGCCGGATCGTAGGTGCCACCCACGATCGGTGTGTACGGCCTTCCGCTCGATGCCGAGTAGCGCGCTCCGAGCGACCAGGCCGAGTTGTACTGGTAGGTGCTCACCAGCGTGATCGAGTGGCGGACCCCGTAGGAGGCCGGCACCTCGCGCGGGTTCGAGAATTCCATGCGACGCGAATCGAGGTAGCCGTACGACACCCATCCCGAGAGCCACTTGACGTTGCCCTTGGCGAACACGTCGACGCCCCGCGCGTAGCCGTGCCCGCCGTTCGCGTAATAGCTGAGCGAGTCGTTGGTGATGAGATCCCGATAGCGCTTGTCGTAGATCTCGACGCGGATGTTGGTGTGCTCCGAGAGCCACTCGTAGCCGGCGATCAGATGGTCGGCGCGCATGGGCCCCAGTGTGGGATTGCCGTAGCTCGGGTCCTGGTATTCGGGAAGCGGCGGCTGGTGATAGCGCCCGGCCGCCAGTCGCACGATCTGCCGGTCGTCGACGCGCCACGCCAGTGAGGCGCGCGGGTCCACCGTCCACACCGGAGCATTCGAAGCGTAGTCGACGCGGCCACCGAGCGTGGCGTAGACCGGCCCGAACACCCGCAGCTTGTCCTCCAGGTAGAAGCCGGGGGCGTCGAGCAACGGGCGGCTCGAGTAGGTGCGCGTGGGAGCGCCGGGCGCGTAGTCGGTGCTGTCGGCCGGCACCTCCTTGTCGATCTCCGCGGCGCGGCGGCGAAGATTGGCTCCGAACGACAGCTCGTGTCCGGAGCTCGCCGACCAGGTGGCGTCCACGTTGGCCTGGGCGTTGCGCTCGCTGCTGCTGCCGCCGAATTGAGCGAGCTCCCAGTCGCGCTTCCAGAACTGTCCCGATACCTGGCCGCGAATGGCGAGTGTCGCGCCGATCGCGTCCGAGAACTGGAGCGCGCCGAGCTGATTGCGCGCGCGATTCGAATAGGGCTCCTTGTAGTTGAGAAAATTGACGAACATGTCGGTCCGATCGCCCGAGTCGAGGTAGAGCAGGGCCGCGCGTCCGGTCCTGGAGTATCGCCACAGCAGCTTGGCGGCGGCATCTTCGCCGCGGGGGTCCTGTTCGTACTCTCGGGAGCTGCCGTAGAGCTTGAACAGCAGGCTCGGATCCGAGTAACGCGTGGATCCGATGAAGCTGAGACGGTCCGGGACGATCGCCCAGCTGGTCGAGGCGCCGAGGCCGGCCAGATTGGCGCTGGCCGAGACGGTGCGCAGGTTGAGCGGGTCCTGCGTTTCCATGTCGAGAACCCCCGACATCACGCCGCCGTATTTCGACGAGAAGCCCCCGCTCGAGAAGAAGGCGCTGCGCAGCATGTAGGTCTCGATGCTGCTGAACAGCCCGCCCGAAGCGTTCTCGTAGTGGTAGGGGTGGCCGAGGTCCCCGCCATCCAGCCGGATCAGGGTCTCGTCGGGTGGGCCGCCGCGCGTGTAGATCGCGGCGCCCTCCGCCGGAGCGTTGATGCCGGGCAGCGTGCGCAGCGACTGGAACACGTCGGCAGCGCCGCCCGGCGTGGTGTAGACATCCATGCGCCGCAGCGTTGCCCCTTCGCCCTTGCCGGTCTTCCCGAATGCCGAGGCGGTGACCGCAACCTCGGCGAGCGGGATTGGTTCGTTCTTGAGTGTGACGTTCACCTGCACGGGCGCAGCGGCGACGTCCACGGTGACGTGCGCGCTCTGATAACCGAGCTGCGCGACCTGCAGCACGTGCCGGCCGGCCGGCAGATCGAGCGCGAATCGGCCTTGCTCGTCGGCGGCGGCGCCGCGTTTGAGTTCCGGCACGCTGACGGTCGCGTACTCGATCGGTTTGCCGCCGGCATCGAGCACGGTGCCGCGGACCTCGGCCGCACCGGCCGGCGCGGCGACGAGCCACGCGAACCACGCGAGGCCCGCGATCGCGACACGGCGCGGCGCGCGAAGCGGTGTCACGGCTTCGCCTTGGCCAGCGAATCCTCGGCGGCCGGCAGGAGCCGGTACCTGACCCACTGATTGTCGGGATTGGCGGCGACCGCAGCGCGGAACGACTCGCGCGCCGCTGCGAAATCGCGAAGCTCCATCTGCGCGCGTCCGGTCCACAGCAGCGCGTCGTCGCGGCCCCAGTCCGGTGCGGTGGAGTCCGGCACCGCCTCCTTCGCGAACAACGCATTGGCGCGCCGGAATTCGTCGAGCGATGGCTTCGCGCCCCCTCCGAACTGGGCGGGCTTGTGGAGCGTGCTGATGCCGGCCAGGAGGTGAATGCGAGGATTGTCCGGCTGGAGGCCGGCGGCCCGTGCGAGATTGGCGCCGCTCTGCGGTCCCAGCGTCATCATCGAGTTGGGTTCGAGCGAGATCATCATGCCCTGAACGCCCGCCTTGACGGCGAGTGCCTCGGCGAATTTCGAATCGATGGCCAACGCCTGATCGGCGCGGGCCATCGCGTCATTCGCGATCTCGGTGGCGAGCTTCTTGTCGGTGCCGATCAGGAACGGCAGCACGCGCCACGAACTGACCGCGACCCAGTACTGAACCCGGGCGTCCTTCGGATCCGCCTGAGCCAGCGCCGAGAACCGCGCGCGTACCGAGCGCAGTGCGGAGGCGTCGCCGCGATTGACCGCGGTCTGCAACTCGCGGCGCAGCGACGCGATCGCGGACGGGTCGGCGGACGCGCCGGCATGTCCGGCAATCGCCAGCGACAGGAGCAGCGGCGGAAGGATTCGCTTCAGCATGATTTCTCACCTCGCGGGTTGGGTGGTGTGGACGCATTCGAAGGTTGGACGGGAAGCGTGATCTCGATGCGAGTGCCGCGGCCGGGTCCTGAGTCGAGCTCGATGCGGTGCGGCGGACCCGCGACACGCAGTCGTTCGCGCACCGAATGCAGGCCGAAGCCGGTGCCCCGCGCCGGGGCGCCCGGGCTCATGCCGAGCCCGTCGTCCTCGACCGTGATTCGCAGCAGCTCGTGATCGCGTCGCGCGGTGAGCGTGAGCGTGCCGCCCTCGGTGCGCGGCGCCAGCCCGTGACGCACCGCGTTCTCCACCAGCGGCTGGAGCAGCAGGCTCGGCACCGGAAGGGTCTCGAGTCCGGGCTCGATGCGCTCGACGACCTTCAGACGCTCGCCAAAGCGCGTGCGCTCGATGGCCAGCACCGTGCGCAGGAACTCGAGCTCGTCGCCGAGCGGCACGTGCTCCTGACCGGAGGCGCGCAGGGTGTAGCGAAACACGTCGGCGAGCTGGGTGGTGGTCTCCTCGGCGGCGCGGGGATCCACCGCGATCAGCGCGGCGATGGAGTTGAGTGCGTTGAACAGGAAATGCGGATGGATCTGGGCGCGCAGCGCGCGCAGCTCGGCCTGGGCCAGCTCGGCGCGTGCCTGTTCCACCGCGCGTGCCCGCTCCACTGCCTGGCGGTAGAAATGCTGGGCGAACGAAATGCCGCTGAACAATGCCACGAACAGCAGCGTGAAGAGTCCCGAGGTCACGACCGCGCGCCAGCCACCCAGAAAGCCGGGCATCACGGTGAAGTGGATGATCACCGCCCCGACGTACGAGCCGAGCGTGGCCATCCCGGCGTACCAGGCGCCCACGGTCCAGTTGGATTGCAGCTCGCGCTCGGGAGTGCGCAGGCGCGGATCGACGAAGTAGCGGGTCGCCCACAGCGCCACGCCCACGCAATAGGCGAAGATCAGCGACATCTGATAGGCGAGGAGGTAGCTGAATCGACTCGAGCCGTAGAGCGTGCCGAAGAACAGCGCGAACGGAATCGCCCACAACGGCTGGCGCCACAGCATGCGGACGAAACCGCGCAGCGCGTTGTCTCGGGGTCTCGGGTGGGTGGGCATCGCGTCTCCTTTCCTCTCACTCACCCTACGGACGAACCCGGCCTCGGGCCGATTGCATTCCGATGGATGGTCGGTTGGGACGGATGAACGGTCGGAGGCGGGAGGGAACGGCGGGCCGCGCGGGGCGGGGATCAGCGGATGCGAACCGCCAGCAGCGTGATGCGGCCGCCGCCGGCAGCCGAAGCCGGGTGGGAGCCGTTCAGGGCGCGAGCCGCTCCAGGCGCCAGGCTTCGGCGCCGCGAACGTAGCGCAGGCGATCGTGAAGTCGGTTCGGGCGCTGTTGCCAGAACTCGATCGCATCGGGCGTCACTCGATATCCGCCCCAGTCCTCCGGGCGTGGAATATCCCCGTGCGGGTGCCGCGTCTCGAGCTCGGCGACGCGACGCTCGAGCTCCAGCCGGTCCGGGATGACCTGGCTTTGCGGCGAGATGGCGGCGCTCAACCGACTTCCGGGTGGCCGAGTCCGGAAGTAAGCGTCGGAATCGGCGGCCGGCAGTCGTTCGACCGATCCTTCGACGCGCACCTGACGCCCGAGTGGCTCCCAGTAGAAGCCGAGAGCCGCGCGCGGATTGGCGGCGAGATCGCCGCCCTTTCGGCTCCGGTAGTGGGTGTAGAAGCTGAATCCGCCGCGGACGATGCCCTTGAACAGGACCCAGCGAAGCGACGGCCGGCCATCCGGGGTCGCCGTGGCGAGCGCCATGGCGTCGGGCTCGGCGACCGCGGCCTCGTTCGCCAGGGCGTACCAGCGCTCGAACTGGACCAGCGGATCCGCGGCGAACTGGCGCGGATCCAGCGGGTGCAGCACCTCGGCGTGGGGTGAGTCGTGGCGCATGGCGAGCATCCTAGCCGGCATGCGCTCCAGCGTCATGCGGGCGTCGCCCGCATGCGCTCAGAAGTTGACGGACATCTGGGCGGCGTACAGGTCGTAGCGCGAGATGCTGCCGTCGTCGTGCTGGTAGTTCGCCTGATAGACGGCCTTGACGATCGCGCCGCGCGCGACGCGATAGCCCACGCCGGTCTCGAGCCTGTCGATATCGTAGTTCCAGGGCTCGGTCTCGCCGGTCGACGAGGTGACGTTGGTGAAGCGCATGCTCTCCCAGCGGCCCGCGAGCCAGGCGCCGGTGCTGGCGATGCCGATTCGGGCCTCGCCGTAGTAGCCGGCCACGCCCAGGTTTCCGACCGTCGGGGTCATCCACTGATTGAGGTAGCCCTCGCTGATCAACGACAGATGCCCGGTTTCGAGAGCGAAGTCGGCCATCGCCAGCTTCTGCATGTAGTCGTTCGCGGTCTTTCCGGCCGGCAGCTGCGGGTCGAGCGACGACGCGAGATAAGGGCCGTAGGACCCCGACGCCCCGATTCGCAGCGCGGGGATCGGCTGGAACCCGATCCGCCCCATCACCGACTTGCCCTCGTTGTTGTCCTGACTCGGTTCCATCATCGACGGCGTTCCGGCGGTGATCGCGACGGCGTATTCCAGCGGCGCCGCGCTGCCGTTCACGGCGACTCCCGCATCCCAGCAGAAGTCGTAGATCACCGGCATGCCACGGAGCTTGGTCTGGGTCGGCGTGTAGCTGAATCCACTCTGGCCTCGCCCCTGCACGGCGAGCAGCGCGTCGACGTCCGGCACCAGCACGTCGGAGCGCAGCGTGGTGTGGTACTGATAGATCAGCGGCGTGCCGATCAGCGGCTTCTTGTCGGAGTAGGTGCGGGGGCCGTAGGTACCGATCATCCAGGGAATCTTGCCGGCAATGACGTGCAGATCCCGTTCGCTCCAGGGTGTGTACATCAGATAGGCGCCGTAGACGTTGTGGGAATTGACCTCGTCGAGCACCAGCTGCGTGTAGACCTGGATTTTCGGCGTCGCCGCGCCCTCCAAGAACAGCCGGAGGCGGTAGGCGTCGAACATCGAGGCGCCGGCGTTGAACAGGTTGAACTCGAGCGCCTTCCCCCGCGATGAAGCGGTGGCGTCGAGCTGCCCATGGACCGTGAGCGTGAAATCCGTCGCCCGGGCGGAACGCGCCACGCCGGCCCCGAGCGCGGCCATTACCGTCAGAGCGAGTGCCCATTCGCGCGCCTTCATGCCGCCTCCTGGAGATCGTGCGCCAATTCGAGCGGCAGGCGCATGTGAAAGGTGCTGCCGCGGTCCACTTCACTCTCGAGCCGCAGGGTGCCGCCGTGCGCCTCGACGATGCCGCGCGCGATCGCGAGTCCAAAGCCAATACCGGCCGAATTGAATTCGAGCGTCTGCGACGAGTGATGCTTGAGCACGTCGTGGCTCACGCCGCCGCGTTCGAACAGCGAGGCATGGCGGTCGGGCGGGATGCCCACGCCGGTGTCGCGCACCGAGATCTCGAGCGCTCGCCCGTCCCAGCGGCTGCGCACTTCGACCTGCCCGCCATCCGGCGTGAAACGGATGCCGTTGGTGATCAAGTTGGTGATGGCGAGCGCCAGTCTCGCTCGATCGAATCGGAGCCGGGGTATGCGCCCGTCGGAGCGCGCGGTGAGATGCAGGTGCCGCTCGGGTGCCGCGGCGCGCGCCGCCTCGAGCGCCTCGCCGATCACCGCGGTGGGATCTCCGTCCTCGAGATGCAAGGTCAGCCGCTCGCTCTGGATCTGCGCCATGCGGGTGGCGTTCTCGGCCACCCGGGACAGCGCCGACACGCTGCGCCGGATCGCCTCGAGCGCGGTGCGCTGCTGAGCGGTGATTGGACCCATCGATTCGCCGATCATCAGCTCCTCGAAGCCCTGGATGACGCTGATCGGCGTGCGCAGCTCGTGAGAAGCGAGATTGATGAACTCGGACTTGACCCGCGCCACCTCTTCGAGGTTGGTGACGTAGGCGCGCTGCTTCTGCCGCATGTCGCGGAAGCGGGTGGCGAGGTAGCCGATCTCGTCGTCGCGCCGGACGTCGAGCGGGAATTCGTAATCGCCGCGCTCCATGGCCTCGGCGCCCCGCACGATCTGCTGGACCGGCGCGACGATTCGTTCCGAGATCACCCAGCCGGCCAGCACCGCCACCACCAGCACGATCACCCCGAGCGCGATCAGGCTGAGCTGGATGTTCCGGAGGTACCCGGTCTCCTCGCCGACCGAACGCTGCATCACATAGGTCTGCCGGCTGCCGGCGGGCGCCAGGGGGATGGGTCGCGCGAGCGTCAGCAGCACGCTGCCCGGCGAGCGCACTTCGGCGATCGTGCCCATCGCCCCGTCGTTGTCGCGGCTCTGAAGCTCCGGGAGCGCGGCGATCAGGGCGGCGCGCTGATCCTGCTGCTCGAGCGTGCTGGCGGTAGGCGCGCTGCCGACGAAGAAGCTCACCTCGCTGCGCGTGAACGCCCGAAGCTGCTCGGCGAGATCCGACCCGATCCGCGAACCGAGTAGCAGGGCGCCGACCACGCGCCCGCCGGCCCGGACCGGCGTGGCGCTGGCCTGATAGTGGGCGTCGCGGTCCATCACCACGCCGGTTTGCGCGCGGCCGGTGAGTGCTTCGCGCGCCAGCGAGACCGACGAGGGGTCGTGGAGCGCTTCGCGCCCGACCGAGGCCACCTCCAGCCCTTCGCGATTGAACACTTCGAAGAGATCGCTCTCGGTGAGCGCGTTGAAGTCCCGCGCCACCCCGGCGATGGTCGCGCGCAGCTCGGGGTCGGAGGCCCCGCCGGGAAGGGTGAGGACCGAGAAGAACTTCGGATCCTGCGCGATGGTCTGCGATTCGATTTCCAGCGTGCGGGCGCGCGACGACAGCATGCTCTCGAACACCGCCGAGGCGCGCCGAAGATCGTCGCGAATGCTGTGCTGCACCTGCTCGGTCACGGTCCGGTTCACGATCCACAGCGTCGCCACCGCCAGCAACCCGAGCGGCGCCGCGGCGATCAGCATCAGCTTGGAGCGGAGCGGCAGGCGCATGGTCACCAGCCCAGCTCCAGCGTCAGGTCGCCGTCGGCGGGCACGACCACCTCGCGCGTGACCTCGTGGAGATCGGGATGCCACAGGTGCAACGTGTAGTTTCCGGGCGGCACCGGCGGCAACGCGAAGTGCCCGTCGGTGTCGGCCTGAGCGAAGACGTGTGTCGGCAGCACCAGCACGAACGCCTCCATGTGCGAGTGGATGTCGCAGTAGACGTTGACCAGACCGGCGCGATCGAAGGTCACGCTCTTCGAGTGTCCGCGCGGATACTTGCCGAGGTCGAAGCGCTTGATCGGCGAGGCGCTGAATACGTTGTGGTAGATGGGGTCGAGATTGGGGAAGTCGACGGTGGTGCCGACCGCGACCGGCAGCACGCGCGGCTGGAAGCACTGATCCTTCTGCGCGAGCTTCGGATGGGGCGCGGGCGAGGCGGTGTCGGCGGCCGCCGGGACGCGCTCGAGCCACACCACGGCGTCGCCCGGGGCGCCGTGCGTCATGGTCATGACGTGGGGCAGGGACGAGGCGCGACCGGCGTACGCGTTGGGCGCGGGAGCTTCCTGTTCCATGGATGGAACGTGCACGCTGCCGCGCACCACTCCCGCCGCGACCGGCGCGACCAGCACGCTCATCTCGATCAGCGCGACGGCCAGCATGAGCGCGCCTGGGTCGCGGGAAATCGCCGTCATGGCTGTGCGAGCGGGACTCCGGGTGAGAGCCTGGGCCAGGGGCCGGGCCGAGCCCCTCCTTGGACTGCCGGTCCTGTTTTCGGCCCGGCGGGAGGAGGGCTTGAGCCGTCCGTCGGCCCGTCGAGGGGGACGGAACCGGGTTATCGAATCGGGCTCAAGAACTTGCGGCGGGCGGCCATGAGGCGGATCCGGGCGTTTCGGCCCGGATCAGCGATAGGCGGGGAGTCCGGTGACGGCCTCGCCCAGCACCAGCGTGTGGATGTTGTGCGTGCCCTCGTAGGTGTACACCGACTCGAGGTTGCACATGTGACGCATGACCGGGTACTCGGCGGTGATGCCGTTGGCGCCGAGGATGTCGCGCGCCTCGCGCGCGATGTGGAGCGCGATCTCGCAATTGTTGCGCTTGGCCAGCGACACCTGCGCGGGCGTCACCGTGCCGCGCTCCTTCATGCGACCGAGCTGCACGCACAGCAACTGCGCCTTGGTGATCTCGGTCAGCATCATCGCCAGCTTGGCCTGGATCAGCTGAAAGCCGCCGATCGGCCTTCCGAACATGATGCGCGCCTTCGAGTACTCGCTCGCCGAGTGGAAGCAGGCCATCGCCGCGCCCACCACGCCGAACGCGATGCCGAAGCGAGCCTGCGAGAGGCAGCCGAGCGGACCTTTCAGTCCCTCGACGTTGGGCAGGAGATTTTCGGCCGGCACGAACACCTCCTGAAGGATCAACTCGCTGGTGACCGATGCGCGCAGCGAGTGTTTGCGTTTCTGTTCCGGCGCCGAGAAGCCCTTGGTCTGGGTGTCGACCAGGAAGCCGCGGATCACTTCCTTGCCGCCGCCCTTGTCGGCGAGCTTCGCCCACACCACCGCGAGCTGCGCGATCGTGCCGCTGGTGATCCACATCTTGGCGCCGTTGAGCAGGTAACCGCCGTCCACCGGCTTGGCCCGCGTGATCATGCCGCTGGGATCGGAACCGTGATCCGGCTCGGTGAGACCGAAGCAGCCGATGATCTCCCCTTTCGCCATTCTCGGCAGCCAGCGCGTGCGCTGCTCCTCGTTCCCGTAGGCGTAGATCGGGTACATGCACAGCGAGCCCTGGACCGACGCGAACGAGCGGAGTCCCGAGTCGCCGCGCTCCAGCTCCTGCATCGCGAGCCCGTAGGCGGTCGCCGAGACCCCGGCGGCGCCGTACTTCTCGGGCAGGCTGGCGCCGAGCAGCCCCATCTCGGCGACCTCGGGGATGACTTCCATGGGGAAATAGGCCTCCTCGTAGGCCTTCTCGACCAGGGGGAGGTAGCGCTCCTCGACCCAGCCGCGCACGTGATCGCGGATCTGCCGTTCGTCCTCGGTGAGGAGCGAATCGATCTCGTAGAAATCCACGCCCGTGAAGCGGGACATGAGCCGGGCCTCGGGTGTGACCGACGAGTGTTGCGGGACCGGGCAGTATAGGGAAGCATGTGGGTCCGCTCAATTCGGCAGCCGCTGGAGCCCGGAGAAATCTTCCTTGAGCGCGAATGCCCAGGACCCGACGGCCGCGGACCGGCGCACCCTGATGCTCCAGTTCGAGTGCGCTCCGAATGTCGGGGTTCGACCGGGGATATCGAGCCGTGCCGATTTCCGGGGCGATCCGAGGACGACTCTGAACCCGCGCTCCCTCGCGTTGCACGGTGCGGCGGCGTTCCCTACCTTCCCGGCATGAGTGCACCCTCACCTCCGAGAGGAGATCCGCTATGCGTGCGCATTCTGGCTTCGCAGTCGCTCTCGTGGCGGCCGGCATGAGCGCCGCCCTCGATCAGACCACTTTCGCCGCCCGGGGAGCCGCCACGCGCTCGGTGGTCTGGGCGCCGCACGGCATGGTGTGTGCCGCACAGCCGCTGGCGGTGCAGGTGGGGCTCGACGTGCTCAAGCAAGGGGGCACGGCCGTCGATGCCGCGATCGCGGTCAACGCCTGTCTCGGCCTGATGGAGCCCACTTCGAACGGGCTCGGCGGTGATCTCTTCGCCATGATCTGGGATCCGAAGCAGGGCAGGCTGATCGGCCTCAATGGCTCCGGTCGAGCGCCGCTCTCGCTCACCATCGACCGGGTGAGGGCCGCCGCGCGCGCCGACACGATTCCGCTCTATTCGCCGCTCTCCTGGACGGTGCCCGGGGATTGCGACGCCTGGTTCGCCCTCCACGAGCGCTATGGCAGGCTGCCGATGGCGAAGCTGCTGGCCCCGGCGATCCAGTACGCCGAGCAGGGCTTCCCGCTCTCACCCGTGATCGCGTCGGATTGGGAACGCGGCGTGCGCGCGTTCGGCGACAAGCCGGGCTTCTCCGACGTGTTCATGCCGGTGCCGCCCGGCGGCGGGCCGCGCCGAGCGCCGCGCGAGGGCGAGACCTTCCGGAATCCCGCGCTCGCGAAGACCCTGCGCGTCATCGCCGAGAAGGGGCGCGATGGATTCTACAAGGGGCCGATCGCTCAGGCGATCGTGACGTTCTCTCAGAAGAACGGCGGCTTCTTCTCGCTCGAGGATTTCGCCCGCCACCACTCCGAGTGGGTCGAGCCGATCTCCACCACCTATCACGGCTCCACGGTCTGGGAGCTGCCTCCGAACGGGCAGGGACTGGCGGCGCTCGAGATGCTCAACCTGCTCGAGAACTTCGATCTCAAGGGCATGGGCCGCGAATCCGCCGACTTCTGGCACGTGATGGTGGAGTGCAAGAAGCTGGCGTTCGCTGATCGCGCCCGCTACTACGCCGATCCGGAGTTCGTGAAGACCCCGGTGGCGCAGTTGCTGTCGAAGGACTACGCGCGTCAGCGGGCGAGGCTCGTGGACCCGAAGCACGCCGCCAGCGCCGACGCGCCAGGCGAGGTCACCGCGCTGCAGCAGGGCGAGACCACCTACTTCTGCACCGCCGACGCCAGCGGCATGATGGTCTCGATCATCCAGAGCAATTACACCGGCTTCGGCAGCGGCTACTGCGTGCCCGAGCTGGGATTCGGCCTGCAGGACCGCGGCGGACAGTTCTCGCTCGACCCGAGTCACCCCAACGCGCTCCAGCCGGGCAAGCGTCCGTTCCACACCATCATTCCGGCCTTCCTCACCCGCCCCGACGGCGCTCGCATGGCGTTCGGCCTGATGGGCGGCGACATGCAGCCGCAGGGGCACGCGCAGATCGTTGTCGACCTGGTGGATTTCGGCATGAACCTGCAGGAGGCCGGTGACGCGATCCGCTTCCACCACACCGGTTCCTCCGATCCCGACGGGCACGTCATGAAGGATGGCGGCGTGCTCCACCTCGAGGACGGCCTGCCCGGGCCGGTGATCGACGAGCTGAGGCGCCGCGGCCATCGAATCGAGCCGGAAGGGGTCGCGGGCTACGGTGGCTACCAGGCGATCTGGCGCGATCCCGTCAGCGGCAATTACGCCGGAGCCACCGAGAGGCGCAAGGACGGCTGCGCGCTGGGTTACTAGGATGATGCCGAGAATCCGGCGTTCTGGCGGTCCGTCCGGCGCTCCGTTACCATCAGACGGCGTCTACCCTGACGATCGATCCGGAGTCCTCCGCGCATGA encodes:
- a CDS encoding histidine kinase; this encodes MPTHPRPRDNALRGFVRMLWRQPLWAIPFALFFGTLYGSSRFSYLLAYQMSLIFAYCVGVALWATRYFVDPRLRTPERELQSNWTVGAWYAGMATLGSYVGAVIIHFTVMPGFLGGWRAVVTSGLFTLLFVALFSGISFAQHFYRQAVERARAVEQARAELAQAELRALRAQIHPHFLFNALNSIAALIAVDPRAAEETTTQLADVFRYTLRASGQEHVPLGDELEFLRTVLAIERTRFGERLKVVERIEPGLETLPVPSLLLQPLVENAVRHGLAPRTEGGTLTLTARRDHELLRITVEDDGLGMSPGAPARGTGFGLHSVRERLRVAGPPHRIELDSGPGRGTRIEITLPVQPSNASTPPNPRGEKSC
- a CDS encoding TonB-dependent receptor, encoding MTPLRAPRRVAIAGLAWFAWLVAAPAGAAEVRGTVLDAGGKPIEYATVSVPELKRGAAADEQGRFALDLPAGRHVLQVAQLGYQSAHVTVDVAAAPVQVNVTLKNEPIPLAEVAVTASAFGKTGKGEGATLRRMDVYTTPGGAADVFQSLRTLPGINAPAEGAAIYTRGGPPDETLIRLDGGDLGHPYHYENASGGLFSSIETYMLRSAFFSSGGFSSKYGGVMSGVLDMETQDPLNLRTVSASANLAGLGASTSWAIVPDRLSFIGSTRYSDPSLLFKLYGSSREYEQDPRGEDAAAKLLWRYSRTGRAALLYLDSGDRTDMFVNFLNYKEPYSNRARNQLGALQFSDAIGATLAIRGQVSGQFWKRDWELAQFGGSSSERNAQANVDATWSASSGHELSFGANLRRRAAEIDKEVPADSTDYAPGAPTRTYSSRPLLDAPGFYLEDKLRVFGPVYATLGGRVDYASNAPVWTVDPRASLAWRVDDRQIVRLAAGRYHQPPLPEYQDPSYGNPTLGPMRADHLIAGYEWLSEHTNIRVEIYDKRYRDLITNDSLSYYANGGHGYARGVDVFAKGNVKWLSGWVSYGYLDSRRMEFSNPREVPASYGVRHSITLVSTYQYNSAWSLGARYSASSGRPYTPIVGGTYDPARDIWHPIQAEDNSGLMPAYNRLDVRLTRLFSMPAGLGFPASGVCVAYCEALNVLGIANVLDYTYNFDYSERSPESSYFDRRMLVFGVGLSW
- the pdxH gene encoding pyridoxamine 5'-phosphate oxidase; the protein is MRHDSPHAEVLHPLDPRQFAADPLVQFERWYALANEAAVAEPDAMALATATPDGRPSLRWVLFKGIVRGGFSFYTHYRSRKGGDLAANPRAALGFYWEPLGRQVRVEGSVERLPAADSDAYFRTRPPGSRLSAAISPQSQVIPDRLELERRVAELETRHPHGDIPRPEDWGGYRVTPDAIEFWQQRPNRLHDRLRYVRGAEAWRLERLAP
- a CDS encoding LytTR family DNA-binding domain-containing protein produces the protein MSETLRVLVVDDEALARARARRMLEEIDGVTLAGEAGSADEARRFLARQDVDVMLLDIQMPGEDAFSLLASIQRRPAVIFSTAFDQYAVRAFEENAVDYLLKPYRRERLEAALERARRELRNPEDLSRRLSEMLASLKGASSPHLERFTVRIGQRQLILRAEDVMWFGAEDKLVFAATEKDRHYVNFTLDQLEQRLDPRKFARVHRSAIVNLDWAAALRPGFAGTWRLQLRDAARTEVPVSRARARPLRERLGA
- a CDS encoding HAMP domain-containing sensor histidine kinase; amino-acid sequence: MRLPLRSKLMLIAAAPLGLLAVATLWIVNRTVTEQVQHSIRDDLRRASAVFESMLSSRARTLEIESQTIAQDPKFFSVLTLPGGASDPELRATIAGVARDFNALTESDLFEVFNREGLEVASVGREALHDPSSVSLAREALTGRAQTGVVMDRDAHYQASATPVRAGGRVVGALLLGSRIGSDLAEQLRAFTRSEVSFFVGSAPTASTLEQQDQRAALIAALPELQSRDNDGAMGTIAEVRSPGSVLLTLARPIPLAPAGSRQTYVMQRSVGEETGYLRNIQLSLIALGVIVLVVAVLAGWVISERIVAPVQQIVRGAEAMERGDYEFPLDVRRDDEIGYLATRFRDMRQKQRAYVTNLEEVARVKSEFINLASHELRTPISVIQGFEELMIGESMGPITAQQRTALEAIRRSVSALSRVAENATRMAQIQSERLTLHLEDGDPTAVIGEALEAARAAAPERHLHLTARSDGRIPRLRFDRARLALAITNLITNGIRFTPDGGQVEVRSRWDGRALEISVRDTGVGIPPDRHASLFERGGVSHDVLKHHSSQTLEFNSAGIGFGLAIARGIVEAHGGTLRLESEVDRGSTFHMRLPLELAHDLQEAA
- a CDS encoding acyl-CoA dehydrogenase family protein, translated to MSRFTGVDFYEIDSLLTEDERQIRDHVRGWVEERYLPLVEKAYEEAYFPMEVIPEVAEMGLLGASLPEKYGAAGVSATAYGLAMQELERGDSGLRSFASVQGSLCMYPIYAYGNEEQRTRWLPRMAKGEIIGCFGLTEPDHGSDPSGMITRAKPVDGGYLLNGAKMWITSGTIAQLAVVWAKLADKGGGKEVIRGFLVDTQTKGFSAPEQKRKHSLRASVTSELILQEVFVPAENLLPNVEGLKGPLGCLSQARFGIAFGVVGAAMACFHSASEYSKARIMFGRPIGGFQLIQAKLAMMLTEITKAQLLCVQLGRMKERGTVTPAQVSLAKRNNCEIALHIAREARDILGANGITAEYPVMRHMCNLESVYTYEGTHNIHTLVLGEAVTGLPAYR